In Geothermobacter hydrogeniphilus, the DNA window CCTGGATGGTGACGATGCCGGTGGCGGGGCTCGGATTGGTGGTCGTCAGGGTGGCAGGATCGAGATCGGTACAGGGGACGAATTCGATCACCTGCCAGTACTGGTTGCCACGCGACTGGGCACCGTTGGTCCGCCAATTGGAGAGCTGCAGGTTGCCGACTGCACTCAAACGTTGAATCCAACTGTTACGGGCAAAGGCGGTGCCGGTACCGTTGGTGGTGTTGTAGGTGTCGCTGAAGGCCTTGTTCAGGGCACTGACAGGCGTAATGGAAATGTTGACGATTCCTTCGTTGTCATCACCGGCATTCGGGTCGGTGGTCGCATCAACCAGGAAGTTTCCACGCTGTACCCGGGTCTTGCCGTCATTGGGAAACTCGACCACGGCGTAACGGATGGTGTTCTGGTAAGCGCCGGTCGCGTCACGGTGAGCAGTAATGGTGGTGGCGTTGGTCAACTCCAGGCCGACGGTGGTCTGCGACAAGCCGTCGTTGGCAGCGCTCCAACTGCCGTAGAGCCAACTGCGGACCGGATCGACGGTGGCGCCGATCGCCTGGGTCAGGCTGGCGCTGGACGTCGAGTCGAAGGTGAAGGTGCCTTTGTAGAGATTGACTCCGGAACCATTGCGGAAGGTGACGACTTCGTAGCGGGTCGTAGTAGTCCCGGTGGTGTTGACGCGGGTCGCCTTCACAGTGCTGCCGTCGGTCAACTCGCCCATCACCCGCGCCATATCCTGCGAAGCGTCGGCATTGTCGCTGCGGCTGCTGACCAGCACCAGCGATTTCGTCGCATCTATGGTCTGCGCCAGGGTTGCGGTTGCGCTGGCGGTGCCGCCCGGCAGGTTGATCTGGCCGCGCTGGACATAGAGTTCATTGTTGAAACACTCGACCAACTGGTACGAAACCCAGGCGTTGGGGCCGGTGGTGCCGACCCGGTCGAAACGCAGGGTGCCGGCATCCTGAATGTAACCGGTTGACATGTGATTGGCGGTATTGGTCTCGGTTGCGCCGCCGGCGATATCGACCAGCAGGAAGGCCTGACTGGTATCGGCAATGCTCACCGGCACGGTTACACTCGACTGGCCATTGGCATAGGCTACCCGGCCGCTGGTCACCTGGCAGGCACCCCAGTCAGGGATGATCGGCGCGGTGTTGTCGACGGTGATAGTATTCGACTGGACGATAACGGTGCCGCAGTCGGGATCGGTACCGGTCACCTCGAGAGTCACCGTTTCAGGCGCAAAGATACCGTAGGAACTGCTGTCCCACGGGCTGGCGACGGCAGAACCGTTGAGCTTGTAGGTGAAGCTGCCGACGTTGCCGGTGGTGCTGAACAACGTGGTCAGGTCGACATTGGCACCGGAAACCGTCTGGCCGTTGGTAATGCTAATGGTCGAAGGCGTCCCGTCGGTACAGGAACTCCAGGTGAAGGACTGGCTGTTACCCGGGGTGGTGGTGCCGCCGACATAGTAGATGGTGCCGCACTCGGGGTCGGTACCCCGAGCATAGAGGTTATAGCTGTTGCCGCTGGTCAGGATGGCGGAAACTTCCTGCGGATCGGGGTTCCAGGCCAGGCGTTCGACTTCGGTTGAACGGGCCGTGCCGCTAATGATCAGGTTGTCAACCGCGATATCATTCCGATAGATCGTACCGCTACCAACAATGTAGCGGATACGAAGCTTGAAGTCGCTGTTGGTGTAGGCACTCAGATCGATGGGCCCTTCCGTCACCCAAGTGTCGTTGTTGTTGCCGGTATTGATGGCCGAACCGGTGATGTCCAGATCCCAACTGGAGCCGTTCCAGGCGTCGACATGCAACGAGGCATCATTATTGTCGGCGACATTCATATCCCAGTCGAAGGTGAAGGAGAAGGCATACTGACTGGCATCAAGAACGTTACTTTCCAAATACTGCGAACTCCCGGCGGTAACCCCCACACCGTAAGTCACATTCGTCGCCGAACTCTCAAGATAGACATACGGGTCAGGATTTCCGTTGCCGGGACCGGTGCTACTTGATCCGGTCGAACCTGAAAGAGCGACCCAGCCGTTGGTCCCGTCAGAGCCGTTAACCCCGGTCCAGTTGCCGAAATTCGGTCTTGTCCCGTTTGAAAGACCGGCAAAGTCGTCCGTCTGGGTCGGAAAAGGGGATCCCGAACCGCTACCCTCAGTCACCCGAAACTCCAGGTTGGTCAAATCCACGGTACTGACCATCCCCGCGCCACTGAAGTCACCGGACGCTGTCGTTACACCATTGAAACTGATCGAAGACGGTGTCGATTCGGTACAGGACGGAGTCGTGACACTGGCGGTATTGGAATCGGCACTGTCACACCCACCGGAATTGCTGTGCCCACGCACCGTGTAGCTGTAACTGGTGTTGGCGGACACGGTATTGTCAGTATAGGAACCGGTGGTGACATTGGTGGCAATCTGCGTCCCACCACGATAGATGGTGTAGTAATCGTTGTTGGTGCCATCGTAAGTCCAGGTCAGGTTGACCTGGGTTGGCCCGGAAGCTGCGGCATTGAGGTTGGAAGGCGCAGTAGCAGAACATGGAGGAGTCTCGACACAGGGAGCAGCATTGGAATAGCCATCATCCCGCTTGATGGCCCGCTGGAAACGATCTCCCCCATTCACTTCGGACTTGATAAATCCCCAATCCCCGTTGGAAAGAGATGCGCCGGAAAAATCGGCCGTAAAATGAAAGTTGATCGTGGTGGTGCCGTTGCCGCTGTCAACACCGGCGGAGAAATCAGTCTGTGAACCATCCGACTTCCAGGTCAATTTATTGGTATCCCAGAAATCGGCCAGATCGATTTTTTTAAGCGTATCGCTGCTGGCGATTTTCATTGTGGCATAAACCGTGTCACCATCACCAAAGGTGTCGGTCTGGTTGCTGCGCGCGGAGTCACTGTAGAACCACACCCCGACATTCGGAGATCCCAACTCCAGGTGTCCGCCGACCTTGGCGTTGCCGTTGCCGTCATCTTTTATTTCAATCTGATAGAAATCAACTGATTGCCCGCCGGTGTTCCAGTCATAATAGTAGGTGGTCGGATTTGAGCCACTCTGCTGCATCCCTGCTTTGTCGAGCAGTTTATTGTCAGCACTGTCCTTGATTGTAATAACGGGCGTCTGGATCGTGGTGCTGGTGATGAATTCGATCCGTACCGTATCCCCGACGCTGAAAACGGTTCCCGGGGTGCCGCCGACGCTGGTCCGAAACGTATCTCCACTTGCGCCGACATAGTCACCTGTCCCGACACAGACATCGGCCAGTGACCACCCCGCGCCGCCACACACCATAACCACGGACAGAACGGCCATCAAAACCAATCGCGTGACCACTTTCATCCCGGAACGTTTCCAAATCCCGTCTTTCATCTTCATCCCTTCCTTATCCGCAACCCGGTCAAAACTGTGACAGTTGTTATTCATCATCGCCTCCCCGGTCAATGCATCATGCCGCCGGCCTGGGCGACATAACGGCCTGCAACCGACCGGTAAGATCCATGAGAACCCTGGCCGGAATGCAGGATCCGATTGACTTCCTCAACCAGGGCTTCTCCTTTACCGGTCAGAAAGACTGCCAGAGCAAGGGGATTTTCCCGATCCGGCTGGGTCCTCAACAGACCATGGCCCCTGGGACGAAGAACCGCGTCATCACCGCGCTCGACGTAATGAGAGAGCACCTTGACGTTACGACTGACCGTCCCCTGAGGCATATCAAGCAGACGACAAAGTTCCGGCATGGTGATGCCTGGGTTCTCGGCAACCGCCAGCAACAGGCTGAAATGCTGACTCGGCATCGCTTTACTGAGACGCCGGCGCAAAAACTCGATGGCGGCAAACATCCGGGAAATATCACTCATCGGCTGTGCTCCCTGATTTGTTTAATAAAGTCTTGAGACCATGACAATAGATATATTTCTGCCCGCGGCACTTTTAAGCAATTTCTATTCCCAGAGCAAGAATGGACAAATCAGTTAAAAAACAGCCACATATCAACAATATTAAAGTTCATGCCAACTCTATTACTACATCCACCCATCTTCGATATTACATGTGGTTAGAGATTTCTCTGCCTGTTGAATGGGTGTAACTTTTATTACCGATGTTTTCTTTCGGGCAATCAGATCCGACCAACCGGGCAGCCTTGGTGCACAGTTCCTTTTTTCCCTCGTGTTACCTTTTGCACGCCTTTTCCAAAATTCCCCTGGATAAGGAGATGCAAACCGATACCGTGGTTTGCCTTTGCCATATCCCGAGATGCCGGTCTTCACGCTGAGGTTCGAGATTCGAGGTGCGAGGTTCGAGGTTCGAGATTCGAGGTTCGAGATTCGAGGTGCGAGGTGCGAGGTGCGAGGCTGGAGGCTGGAGGCTGGAGGCTGGAGGCTGGAGGCTGGAGGCTGGAGGCTGGAGGCTGGAGGGCGAGGACTTCAGTCCTCGCCCTCGTGCATTTTCTTCAATCGCTTGTTGAGGGCCGGGCGGGAGATGCCGAGCATACTGGCGGCAATCCCCTGGTTGCCGTCAGCACGACGCATGGCTTCCTCGACCAGGGCCTCGGCAGCCGCACGCAAGGTCGGCAACTGACCGCCGAAGCGGATCGGATCATGACCGTTTTCCGGGTCATCGGACTCGACGGCTGGACCGTCAAAACCGATTCCCATGGCGCGTTTGAAGGCATCCATGGAGAGCTTGCGCCCTCGATGCATAGCAACGGCATCATAGACCATGGAACGCAATTCTCGCACGTTGCCGGGAAAATCATAACTGCGCAGCAACGTGTCAAGTTCGCGCGGCGGGGTCGGTTTGACCTTGCCGAACTCGGCGGCGGCTTCGGCCAGAAAATGGTCGGTCAAGACACGCAGATCGCCATTCCGTTCCCTCAGCGGCGGGATATGCAGATGATGGGTACGCAGACGAAAAAAGAGGTCTTTGCGAAACTTGCCCTGCTGCTGCAGTTCGGCCAATTCTTCATTGGTCGCCACCACCACCCGGGCCAGCATCCTCTTGGGCCGGTCACTGCCGAGGGGATAGTATTCACCGTCCTGCAGCACGCGCAGCAGCTTAGCCTGTGAATCGAGATTGAGGGAACCGATTTCATCAAGAAAAAGAGTGCCGCCACGAGCCTGATCGATGAGCCCGGGCCGTGCGTGGTCGGCGTCCGTGAACGCGCCACGGGCATGCCCGAAGAGGGTGTCAGCAAAGATAGTGTCATCCAGCCCGGCGATATTGACCGCCACCCAGGGGCCCTTCGGACGACCGACCTGGTGG includes these proteins:
- a CDS encoding MarR family winged helix-turn-helix transcriptional regulator — its product is MSDISRMFAAIEFLRRRLSKAMPSQHFSLLLAVAENPGITMPELCRLLDMPQGTVSRNVKVLSHYVERGDDAVLRPRGHGLLRTQPDRENPLALAVFLTGKGEALVEEVNRILHSGQGSHGSYRSVAGRYVAQAGGMMH
- a CDS encoding sigma-54-dependent transcriptional regulator, coding for MSATVYPPCPILMVDDEPAWLRSMAIMLERLGGIGNIESCSDSREVMTRLASREYSLVLLDNIMPHRSGMELLPEIVENYPSLPVIMLTGINQVDTAVACIKSGAFDYFVKTSEDERLVAGVQRALRMQEIAYENRKLRDGLIRGTLEHPDAFRDIVTENPRMRSLLHYAEAIAGSSQPVLITGESGVGKELVAKAIHQVGRPKGPWVAVNIAGLDDTIFADTLFGHARGAFTDADHARPGLIDQARGGTLFLDEIGSLNLDSQAKLLRVLQDGEYYPLGSDRPKRMLARVVVATNEELAELQQQGKFRKDLFFRLRTHHLHIPPLRERNGDLRVLTDHFLAEAAAEFGKVKPTPPRELDTLLRSYDFPGNVRELRSMVYDAVAMHRGRKLSMDAFKRAMGIGFDGPAVESDDPENGHDPIRFGGQLPTLRAAAEALVEEAMRRADGNQGIAASMLGISRPALNKRLKKMHEGED